A region of Sugiyamaella lignohabitans strain CBS 10342 chromosome A, complete sequence DNA encodes the following proteins:
- the CWC27 gene encoding putative peptidylprolyl isomerase CWC27 (Component of a complex containing Cef1p; putatively involved in pre-mRNA splicing; has similarity to S. pombe Cwf27p; protein abundance increases in response to DNA replication stress; GO_component: GO:0005684 - U2-type spliceosomal complex [Evidence IDA] [PMID 11884590]; GO_component: GO:0005737 - cytoplasm [Evidence IEA,IEA]; GO_component: GO:0005634 - nucleus [Evidence IEA,IEA]; GO_component: GO:0005681 - spliceosomal complex [Evidence IEA]; GO_function: GO:0016853 - isomerase activity [Evidence IEA]; GO_function: GO:0003674 - molecular_function [Evidence ND]; GO_function: GO:0003755 - peptidyl-prolyl cis-trans isomerase activity [Evidence IEA,IEA,IEA]; GO_process: GO:0008380 - RNA splicing [Evidence IEA]; GO_process: GO:0008150 - biological_process [Evidence ND]; GO_process: GO:0006397 - mRNA processing [Evidence IEA]; GO_process: GO:0006457 - protein folding [Evidence IEA,IEA]; GO_process: GO:0000413 - protein peptidyl-prolyl isomerization [Evidence IEA,IEA,IEA]): MEPATTARVILHTTKGPIEIELWAKETPLTSRNFIQLCLNGYYDNCTFHRVVKDFIVQSGDPSGTGFGGQSIYDGGMFNDEFNSRLRFNKRGIVASANTGQKNSNGSQFIITLVQAPELNNKNTIFGRIGGETFYNVLQIAEGAVDDEKPLYPVVIERTEVVIPYFTDLQAKAMGVVNKSSHDPSNKPVPKKKKPKVRISYGSEEDTDDTETGSVKIRPAHELLKDRKLKKAPSHHTSELQVDSVLLQTPSQKEEQSSISNSKEHTSLSANSNKRPQPPVQTDTKSKKQKPETKEEREKVTLEMLKKFQSKVSRSPSTLVASTAAQLTSNGGLTALENTWNSDDDLPSDYEDEIDDSAGLWDHKFETVG; this comes from the coding sequence ATGGAACCTGCTACTACGGCTAGGGTCATTCTACATACCACCAAGGGTCCGATTGAAATTGAATTGTGGGCAAAAGAAACACCTTTGACTAGTCGTAATTTTATACAATTATGTTTAAATGGCTACTACGACAATTGCACATTTCATCGTGTAGTTAAGGACTTTATAGTCCAGTCTGGTGATCCTAGTGGGACTGGGTTTGGAGGACAATCTATTTATGACGGTGGTATGTTTAATGATGAATTCAATAGTCGTTTGCGCTTTAATAAGCGAGGTATTGTAGCAAGTGCGAATACTGGTCAGAAGAACAGCAATGGCTCTcagtttattattaccCTTGTACAGGCGCCAGAACTCAATAATAAGAATACGATATTTGGTAGGATTGGTGGCGAAACTTTCTACAATGTGCTACAGATAGCGGAAGGAGCTGTAGATGACGAAAAACCATTGTACCCTGTGGTTATAGAGCGTACGGAAGTAGTAATACCCTACTTTACAGATTTGCAGGCGAAAGCTATGGGAGTAGTAAACAAGTCTTCCCATGACCCATCTAACAAACCTGTccccaagaagaaaaaaccaaaagtAAGGATATCTTATGgcagtgaagaagatacCGACGACACTGAAACTGGTTCCGTTAAAATAAGGCCGGCTCACGAACTTCTGAAAGATAGAAAGCTGAAGAAAGCACCATCGCATCATACATCAGAATTACAAGTAGACAGCGTATTACTGCAGACTCCGtctcaaaaagaagagcagtCCTCTatttccaattccaaagaACATACAAGCCTTTCCGCGAACTCTAACAAACGACCACAACCTCCAGTTCAAACTGATACTAAATCTAAAAAGCAAAAGCCTGAAACTAAAGAGGAGCGAGAGAAAGTGACACTTGAGATGCTTAAAAAGTTTCAATCCAAAGTCTCTAGATCCCCCTCCACTCTCGTAGCATCAACCGCGGCCCAATTAACAAGCAACGGAGGCTTAACTGCGCTTGAAAACACATGGAATTCGGATGATGACCTTCCCAGCGACTATGAAGACGAAATTGATGATTCTGCTGGGCTTTGGGATCACAAGTTTGAAACAGTTGGTTGA
- the RMD8 gene encoding Rmd8p (Cytosolic protein required for sporulation; GO_component: GO:0005737 - cytoplasm [Evidence IDA] [PMID 11914276]; GO_component: GO:0016021 - integral component of membrane [Evidence IEA]; GO_component: GO:0016020 - membrane [Evidence IEA,IEA]; GO_function: GO:0003674 - molecular_function [Evidence ND]; GO_process: GO:0008150 - biological_process [Evidence ND]; GO_process: GO:0007126 - meiotic nuclear division [Evidence IEA]; GO_process: GO:0030435 - sporulation resulting in formation of a cellular spore [Evidence IEA]), producing MSTNKKQPTAKRTPSILVTDVRNAPNGGRPAPFVARSGNAGYSGGFSANGYRNSRMRGDHGPRPQFEDISIDNILSDVGDIPSGHKRSIPKFMGVGTGTGSFRRATSYGATAGSSAASRFASPGSPVAVVAGGPGSIYSDAGGDTAGQPRHGPYPTSSSSVVYNYGSGRRFNSAAGGGGRSNSGTSGRKSGPPPRLSQNIPSRTTKLSQKLVLIPEDEVSNRGFHFEDADNEDLEPPPAPYAHMSGDEFESDRPQRSYAERLPRDRRTDKFPRVTAYCIADGMRLQAISDFLRENHKIRPRIYDEALFAPYYLPLLPGDGEGSRVKSSPGGIMMLEQLIDQSEQVDHHFEYFSGGEGPTGKDNSDRSDELGHGGHPHNNGDDENNDQEQTDTSTPRIDISNANSKSSSSINRLHHLRQENEDFWQENSPDFDPSEPQDFSPRDQSYMPAAISPTTLGPTRLSPSDKKPTTNLDNDLIDLKDHDMRKLPAASNRDDTSNGAYTAATTTTPQGGVENESSVESSKLPSGAKTAGKQEEDLVSSGHHTVSPRPKQRHLPTDDLKHAEIFIFSYGVVVFWNFTENQEKAVLADLMYGKNGTKSLAVRAISDSDIETEEMHFTYSPNTVKPRIYNDMITLRSGDHMIKLAMSHAIAQSTKLSRFEARMDVNMHDVKHVPRMLALTGKLGMKREEVLKISGKLFKLRVDVNLSSNVLDTPEFFWESEPSLNPLYTAIREYLEIEQRILVLNERCKVFLELANIIADSIAEANMSHITWVIIILIILSLGVSSVSIAFEVYSGESNTNNLYSWKLSYVLHYSINDNNPC from the coding sequence ATGTCGACGAATAAAAAGCAGCCCACTGCAAAGCGAACACCCTCAATCTTAGTCACAGATGTTAGAAATGCACCCAATGGTGGCAGGCCGGCCCCCTTTGTTGCGAGATCGGGCAATGCGGGATATAGTGGTGGATTTTCTGCCAATGGGTATAGAAACTCTCGCATGAGGGGCGACCATGGCCCAAGGCCCCAATTTGAAGACATCTCTATTGATAATATCTTATCAGATGTTGGAGATATTCCATCTGGGCACAAGAGATCAATACCAAAGTTCATGGGCGTTGGGACTGGAACAGGCTCATTCAGACGGGCTACAAGTTATGGAGCCACTGCTGGGAGCTCTGCTGCCAGTAGGTTCGCTTCTCCAGGAAGccctgttgctgttgtcgCTGGTGGCCCTGGTAGCATCTACAGCGACGCCGGAGGAGATACTGCTGGGCAACCGAGACATGGACCATATCCCACCAGCTCTTCAAGTGTAGTATACAACTATGGTTCGGGAAGGAGATTTAATAGTGCTGCAGGAGGAGGCGGTCGTAGTAATAGCGGTACTTCCGGCAGGAAATCTGGTCCTCCGCCGAGATTGTCTCAAAACATCCCTAGTAGAACCACCAAACTTTCACAAAAATTGGTTCTCATTCCTGAGGATGAGGTCAGTAACCGTGGATTTCACTTCGAAGATGCTGACAATGAAGATCTTGAACCACCCCCCGCACCATATGCACATATGTCGGGTGATGAATTCGAGTCTGACCGTCCTCAGCGTTCATATGCTGAGAGACTACCTCGAGATAGAAGAACAGATAAATTTCCTCGAGTCACTGCCTACTGCATTGCTGATGGCATGAGATTACAAGCTATCAGTGACTTCTTGCGGGAAAACCACAAAATCAGACCAAGAATTTATGACGAGGCTCTCTTCGCTCCATATTATCTTCCCTTGTTGCCGGGTGATGGTGAAGGGTCCAGGGTGAAGAGTAGTCCTGGAGGCATCATGATGCTCGAACAACTTATAGACCAATCTGAGCAAGTCGATCACcattttgaatatttttcagggggggAAGGTCCAACTGGTAAAGATAATTCTGACCGTAGTGATGAACTTGGGCATGGAGGACACCCTCATAACAACggagatgatgaaaataatgaCCAGGAACAGACTGACACGAGTACTCCTCGtattgatatttccaaTGCTAATTCCAAATCCTCCTCTAGCATAAATCGACTGCACCATCTGCGACAAGAAAACGAAGATTTTTGGCAGGAAAATAGTCCCGATTTCGACCCCTCGGAACCTCAGGATTTTTCTCCACGCGACCAGTCTTACATGCCAGCCGCGATATCCCCTACAACGTTAGGACCTACAAGACTCTCGCCCAGTGACAAGAAACCTACCACTAATCTTGATAATGATTTAATTGATTTAAAAGATCATGACATGAGAAAATTGCCGGCCGCATCGAACCGTGACGACACGTCTAATGGAGCTTacactgctgctactactactacccCTCAAGGCGGGGTTGAGAATGAGAGTTCGGTCGAATCCTCCAAACTGCCATCTGGGGCCAAGACAGCAGGAAAACAGGAAGAAGATTTAGTTTCTTCAGGACATCACACGGTGTCACCACGCCCTAAACAGCGGCATCTGCCTACCGATGACCTCAAGCATGCAGAgatttttatattttcttATGGTGTCGTAGTGTTCTGGAACTTCACTGAAAATCAGGAAAAGGCTGTTCTTGCTGACCTCATGTATGGTAAGAATGGCACCAAGTCACTTGCAGTTAGAGCCATTAGTGACTCAGATATTGAAACCGAGGAAATGCACTTCACATACTCGCCAAATACTGTCAAACCTCGAATCTACAATGATATGATCACGCTAAGATCGGGAGACCATATGATCAAATTGGCCATGTCACATGCAATTGCTCAGTCCACGAAACTAAGTAGATTCGAAGCTCGCATGGACGTAAACATGCATGATGTTAAGCACGTCCCTCGTATGCTGGCATTGACAGGTAAATTGGGTATGAAACGTGAAGAAGTTTTGAAAATATCTGGTAAGCTCTTCAAGTTGCGGGTTGATGTTAACCTTAGTTCTAACGTGCTGGATACCCCAGAATTTTTCTGGGAGTCTGAGCCATCACTTAATCCACTTTACACAGCCATCCGGGAGTATCTTGAGATTGAACAACGCATTCTCGTTCTTAATGAACGTTGTAAAGTATTCCTCGAACTAGCTAATATAATTGCTGATTCGATTGCCGAAGCAAATATGTCACATATTACATGGGTCATTATTATTCTCATTATTCTCTCACTTGGCGTTTCTTCTGTAAGTATAGCATTTGAAGTCTACAGTGGAGAATCCAATACTAACAACTTATACAGCTGGAAATTGTCCTACGTTTTGCATTATTCCATAAACGACAATAATCCATGTTAA
- the SKY1 gene encoding serine/threonine protein kinase SKY1, with the protein MKDNAHTVHHVHKHHGHVHVHHSKKDNHHLQSKHHHHEGHEDHINITAESTGLPPKYSDHHNSHQHNNNNSNNNNHPLPPLYTAKSENQPAIGLGDNGQTTASKAVLSPLGSSGNDTSTDGGQYCFQEQDEPQFYNEEEGEMEVQEEGEGDEEEEDEKNHQDEEDLQDYCKGGYHPVHVGELFKNGQYEIIRKLGWGHFSTVWLARDLKSTADDDKPKHVALKVVRSAAHYTETALDEISLLQQVVKANPDHPGRQYVVRLLDSFKHKGPNGTHVCMVFEVLGENLLGLIKRYEHKGIPVPLVKQITKQVLLGLDYLHRECGIIHTDLKPENVLIEIGDVEAIVQKLHEQEQEERNNSATSTPKQSSRDSRTGRRASRRKSVVTGSQPLPSPINSQHSMASLGNSSSSLSSFSFKSLSRSSTNTEPIEGKLLSISLDGKNNGEHEQQIAKDQEQPKGEDILSDTKTDLISSSSLRKPPSSSNIAAAIMASASANASPTRTTPEPVAPASPDPLEGLISVKIVDLGNACWVDHHFTNDIQTRQYRAPEVLLGSYWGASADTWSMACMTFELLTGDYLFDPRSGSKYSKDDDHIAQIIELMGKIPLEVILTGKWTSEFFNRKGQLRNIQKLRLWKLTDVLKEKYHYSEEESELLASFLEPMLALNPKKRADAGGMLGHPWIKDSPGMGNVAIARQLGSIGEDIPGWACEARKK; encoded by the coding sequence ATGAAGGACAATGCCCATACCGTTCATCATGTTCACAAACATCACGGGCATGTGCATGTTCATCATAGTAAAAAAGACAACCATCATTTGCAGTCGaaacatcaccaccatGAGGGCCATGAAGATCACATAAATATTACTGCCGAGTCTACTGGGCTACCTCCAAAATACTCGGATCACCATAATAGTCACCAGcataacaataacaatagcaataacaacaaccaccCTTTACCACCTCTTTATACAGCCAAGTCAGAAAATCAGCCTGCAATTGGTCTTGGGGATAATGGTCAAACGACAGCCAGTAAGGCTGTATTATCCCCACTTGGGTCCAGTGGCAATGATACATCAACAGATGGTGGACAATATTGCTTTCAAGAGCAGGATGAGCCTCAATTTtataatgaagaagagggGGAGATGGAAGTTCAAGAGGAAGGGGAAggagacgaagaagaagaggatgagaAGAATCATcaggatgaagaggatttACAAGACTATTGTAAAGGTGGGTACCATCCAGTGCATGTTGGCGAGTTGTTCAAAAATGGACAGTATGAAATTATCCGTAAACTTGGATGGGGTCATTTCTCTACTGTGTGGCTTGCGAGAGATTTGAAGTCaactgctgatgatgacaagcCAAAACATGTAGCATTAAAGGTAGTTCGGTCTGCTGCGCATTATACCGAAACGGCTCTCGATGAGATCAGTTTATTACAACAGGTGGTAAAAGCAAATCCAGATCATCCTGGAAGGCAATATGTCGTGAGGTTGTTGGATAGTTTTAAACACAAGGGCCCAAATGGTACGCATGTGTGCATGGTTTTTGAAGTTTTAGGAGAAAATCTTTTAGGGCTTATCAAGCGATATGAGCACAAGGGCATTCCAGTACCACTAGTAAAGCAAATAACGAAGCAAGTGCTATTGGGATTGGATTATTTGCATCGTGAATGTGGTATAATTCATACGGATCTGAAGCCGGAAAATGTCTTAATTGAAATTGGCGATGTTGAAGCCATTGTCCAAAAGCTTCATGAACAGGAACAGGAGGAGCGAAATAACTCTGCCACTTCAACCCCAAAACAATCTTCACGTGATAGTAGGACGGGCCGCAGAGCTAGTAGACGAAAATCGGTGGTCACGGGTTCGCAACCACTGCCGAGCCCAATAAACTCCCAGCACTCGATGGCATCGCTTGGTaattcttcatcttcgctATCGTCGTTTTCGTTCAAAAGCTTGTCACGGTCTTCTACAAATACCGAGCCTATAGAGGGAAAGCTGCTGTCAATATCTTTGGATGGCAAGAATAACGGTGAGCATGAGCAGCAAATTGCAAAGGATCAGGAACAGCCGAAGGGAGAGGACATACTCTCCGACACTAAAACTGACCTAatatcttcgtcttctctTCGTAAACCACCGTCGTCGTCAAATATTGCTGCGGCTATAATGGCGTCGGCATCAGCCAACGCCAGTCCTACGCGAACCACACCAGAACCTGTAGCGCCAGCATCTCCAGACCCATTAGAGGGACTAATCTCGGTAAAAATTGTTGACCTTGGAAATGCATGCTGGGTAGATCATCATTTTACGAATGACATCCAGACTCGTCAGTACCGGGCTCCAGAGGTCCTTTTAGGATCGTACTGGGGTGCATCTGCGGACACTTGGAGTATGGCATGTATGACTTTTGAGTTACTTACTGGCGATTACCTCTTTGATCCTCGTTCGGGTAGCAAATATTCGAAGGATGATGACCATATTGCTCAAATCATTGAATTGATGGGTAAGATCCCACTGGAGGTTATTCTTACTGGCAAATGGACTAGCGAATTTTTCAATCGAAAAGGACAGTTGAGAAATATTCAGAAACTTCGACTATGGAAATTAACCGACGTACTTAAAGAGAAATATCATTACTCGGAAGAGGAGTCAGAGCTCTTGGCAAGCTTTTTGGAACCTATGCTAGCTCTAAACCCCAAGAAGCGAGCAGACGCTGGTGGTATGTTGGGACATCCTTGGATAAAAGACAGTCCTGGAATGGGGAACGTTGCAATCGCTCGACAGCTAGGGAGCATAGGTGAAGATATTCCGGGATGGGCTTGTGAAGCTCGCAAGAAATGA
- the GUS1 gene encoding glutamate--tRNA ligase GUS1 (Glutamyl-tRNA synthetase (GluRS); forms a complex with methionyl-tRNA synthetase (Mes1p) and Arc1p; complex formation increases the catalytic efficiency of both tRNA synthetases and ensures their correct localization to the cytoplasm; protein abundance increases in response to DNA replication stress; GO_component: GO:0005737 - cytoplasm [Evidence IEA,IEA,IEA]; GO_component: GO:0005737 - cytoplasm [Evidence IDA] [PMID 14562095]; GO_component: GO:0005737 - cytoplasm [Evidence IDA] [PMID 23222640]; GO_component: GO:0017102 - methionyl glutamyl tRNA synthetase complex [Evidence IDA] [PMID 11069915]; GO_component: GO:0005739 - mitochondrion [Evidence IDA] [PMID 19417106]; GO_function: GO:0005524 - ATP binding [Evidence IEA,IEA]; GO_function: GO:0003723 - RNA binding [Evidence IEA]; GO_function: GO:0004812 - aminoacyl-tRNA ligase activity [Evidence IEA,IEA]; GO_function: GO:0004818 - glutamate-tRNA ligase activity [Evidence IEA,IEA]; GO_function: GO:0004818 - glutamate-tRNA ligase activity [Evidence IDA] [PMID 11069915]; GO_function: GO:0016874 - ligase activity [Evidence IEA]; GO_function: GO:0016876 - ligase activity, forming aminoacyl-tRNA and related compounds [Evidence IEA]; GO_function: GO:0003729 - mRNA binding [Evidence IDA] [PMID 23222640]; GO_function: GO:0000166 - nucleotide binding [Evidence IEA,IEA]; GO_process: GO:0006424 - glutamyl-tRNA aminoacylation [Evidence IEA]; GO_process: GO:0006424 - glutamyl-tRNA aminoacylation [Evidence IDA] [PMID 11069915]; GO_process: GO:0043039 - tRNA aminoacylation [Evidence IEA]; GO_process: GO:0006418 - tRNA aminoacylation for protein translation [Evidence IEA]; GO_process: GO:0006412 - translation [Evidence IEA,IEA]), with translation MSQYKLTLAAKAPLVGYAALIGSFIINHEEPTSPIDLSFVDAAVVDSSVPESNTVLTHGTEGKSVYGTVEVLNALAEAFPNVLPVTPAASEWIEFAFKSFSGKDFKTLTPSLEKLEAHLNFRSFVLGDYRPSIADVALWGVLRANAVVGASCKNGTFINIARWYKYFDTSRFFGGAVETMNKEVLDIRKQSKVGQKKESKASYDIGLIDAVDGKVVTRFPPEPSGYLHIGHAKAAVLNQYFAELYHGKLIVRFDDTNPSKEKVEFTQSILEDLELLGVKPDRLTHSSDYFQEMYDYAVQMIKDGKAYCDDTPQERMREERGEGIASARRNRTVEENLAIFNDEMKNGTEVGLKNCLRAKISVDAGNKTLRDPVIFRCNLTPHHRTGTQWKMYPTYDFCVPIVDSIEGVTHALRTTEYTDRNAQYDWMLKALKLRKVHIWDFSRVSFKRTLLSKRKLQWFVDKGHVSGWDDPRFPTVRGVRRRGMTVEGLKSFIISQGPSRNILNLDWSLIWATNKKVIDPIAPRHSAVVTKNAVPIVLTGGEGVPAHSVKETKLKHKKNADLGNNDIIFSSRLLIDQEDAETLKDNEEFTLMDWGNAIVEKIHKNSENVITGIDAKLHLAGDFKKTEKKISWLADTDDVIPVELVDFDHLITKEKIEEGENFEDFLTPETIFKTEAVGDVNVKNLKKGEVIQFERKGFYVVDVPYSEESKKVVFFTVPDGKVVSKYGAKKATKD, from the coding sequence ATGTCTCAATATAAACTAACCTTGGCTGCCAAAGCACCATTAGTTGGCTATGCCGCTCTTATTGGATcattcatcatcaaccatGAAGAACCAACTTCTCCTATCGACCTCTCCTTTGTTGATGCCGCTGTGGTCGATAGTAGTGTGCCTGAATCAAACACAGTACTAACCCATGGCACTGAGGGCAAGTCTGTATACGGTACAGTCGAAGTTTTGAATGCATTAGCAGAAGCATTCCCTAATGTTCTTCCTGTCACTCCTGCCGCTTCGGAATGGATTGAGTTTGCATTCAAGTCATTCTCAGGAAAGGACTTCAAGACCTTGACTCCTTCATTGGAGAAGCTTGAAGCCCACTTGAACTTCCGTTCCTTTGTACTTGGTGACTATAGACCCTCAATTGCGGATGTTGCACTCTGGGGTGTCTTGAGAGCCAACGCTGTAGTCGGTGCTTCCTGTAAAAATGGTACGTTCATTAATATTGCTCGTTGGTACAAATATTTCGACACCAGCCGTTTTTTTGGAGGTGCTGTCGAAACTATGAACAAGGAAGTCCTTGATATCCGTAAGCAATCAAAAGTTGGCCAAAAGAAGGAATCCAAGGCTTCATATGACATTGGCCTCATTGATGCCGTTGATGGCAAGGTTGTCACTAGATTTCCTCCTGAGCCTAGTGGATACTTACACATTGGGCACGCTAAGGCTGCTGTATTGAACCAATACTTTGCCGAATTGTACCATGGTAAACTGATTGTCCGTTTTGATGATACAAACCCCAGCAAGGAAAAAGTCGAATTCACCCAGTCCATTCTTGAGGACTTAGAGCTCTTAGGGGTCAAGCCTGATAGATTAACGCACTCTTCGGATTATTTCCAAGAGATGTACGATTACGCTGTACAGATGATTAAGGATGGTAAGGCTTACTGTGATGATACCCCCCAAGAAAGAATGAGGGAAGAAAGAGGTGAAGGAATTGCTAGTGCTCGTCGTAATAGAACTGTCGAAGAAAACTTAGCTATCTTCAATGATGAGATGAAAAATGGTACTGAAGTGGGCCTCAAGAACTGTCTTCGTGCCAAGATCtctgttgatgctggtaaCAAGACTCTTCGTGATCCTGTCATTTTCCGATGTAATCTTACCCCTCACCATCGCACTGGTACTCAATGGAAAATGTATCCCACCTATGATTTCTGTGTTCCAATCGTCGATTCTATTGAAGGAGTTACCCATGCTCTCAGGACTACCGAGTACACTGACCGTAACGCTCAATATGATTGGATGTTGAAAGCCCTTAAGTTGCGTAAGGTTCACATTTGGGATTTCAGCCGAGTGAGCTTCAAAAGAACTTTACTTAGTAAACGTAAGTTGCAATGGTTTGTTGACAAGGGCCATGTCAGCGGTTGGGATGACCCTCGTTTCCCAACTGTTCGCGGAGTTCGCCGCAGAGGTATGACTGTAGAGGGACTCAAGAGCTTTATCATTTCTCAGGGTCCTTCTCGAAATATTCTCAATTTGGATTGGTCGCTTATTTGGGCCACCAACAAGAAGGTGATTGATCCCATTGCACCTCGTCATTCTGCTGTAGTCACGAAGAATGCTGTCCCAATCGTACTCACCGGAGGTGAAGGAGTACCAGCCCATTCAGTTAAGGAAACCAAGTTGAAGCACAAGAAGAATGCCGATTTAGGTAATAACGATATCATTTTCTCATCAAGGCTGCTCATTGATCAAGAAGATGCTGAGACTTTGAAAGATAATGAGGAGTTTACCCTTATGGACTGGGGTAATGCCATTGTAGAGAAGATCCACAAAAATTCTGAGAATGTTATTACTGGTATTGATGCCAAACTTCATCTTGCAGGTGACTTTAAGAAGACCGAAAAGAAGATCAGCTGGCTCGCTGACACTGATGATGTTATTCCTGTTGAACTTGTTGACTTCGACCATCTTATCACCAAAGAGAAAATTGAGGAAGGCGAAAACTTTGAGGACTTCCTTACACCTGAGACTATTTTCAAAACCGAGGCTGTTGGTGATGTCAATGTTAAAAATCTCAAGAAGGGCGAAGTCATTCAATTTGAGCGCAAGGGATTCTATGTGGTTGATGTGCCTTACTCGGAAGAATCCAAGAAGGTCGTCTTTTTCACTGTGCCTGATGGGAAGGTTGTTTCCAAATACGGTGCCAAGAAGGCCACCAAGGACTAA